From Candidatus Babeliales bacterium:
ATGCAATATTTGCATTAGCTTCAATTTTAATTACTTCCAAATTTTTCATTACACGACGCTCAACACCCATATGTCCTGGCAACTTTTTACCTTTAATAACCTTACCTTGTGACCTATATGAGCTTATTGATCCAGGCCATCTGCCAAATCGCGGGCCATGACTCGCAGGCCCACCTCTAAATCCATGACGCTTAACCACACCTTGAAAACCCTTACCTTTAGTCATACCAAAAACATTTACATGTTCTCCGGTAGCTAAAACTGAAGCATAATCTATTGCTTGACCAATTTCCATAGGTATTTCTGGCTTAGCCTGTAAATTAATTTCTCTTAACATCTGGAAATAGTTTTTTGGCTTTTTTGTCCATTCACTTAAAAAAGGTTGATTATTAAATTTTTCTTTAATCAATCCAACTTGAATGGCATTGTACCCATCTTGTTCTTGCGTTTTTAAACCAGTTATATACCAATTTCCAATATCTATAACAGTCACCGGCACTACAGTATTTTTCTCAGAAAAAACCTGCGTCATACCTATTTTTTTTCCCCATATGCCACTTAGCATCTGAAAACCTTTCAAAGCTTAACTAATCTCAACATCAACACCAGATGAAATACTTAATTTCATTAATGCATCCATTGTTTGATCTGATGGAGAAACAATATCAAGAATACGCTTATGTCTTATTAACTCAAATTGCTCTCGTGATTTTTTATCGACATGTGGCGATCTTAAAACAGTAAAACAACGATTTTTGTTTGGCAATGGAATAGGCCCAACTATTTCAGAACCTGTTCTTTTTGCTGTCAATACAATCTGTTTAACTGCCTTATCAAGCAATTGATGATCGTAAGATTTTAATGACAAGCGAATTTTTTGCTTTTTCATAAAATGCTCACTCTTTACTTAATAATTTCAGTTACTACGCCAGAACCAACCGTTCTACCACCTTCACGAATAGCAAAATGAAGATCTTTTTCCATACCGATTGGTGCAATAAGATCAACTTTTAATTCAACGTTATCACCAGGCATAACCATTTCACGGCCTTCAGGCAATGTTACTATACCAGTGATATCAGTTGTTCTGAAGTAAAATTGTGGTCGATAGCCATTAAAGAACGGACTATGACGCCCACCTTCATCTTTGCTAAGAATATAAGCTTGGCATTTGAAGGATTGATGCGGGGTTACTGTTCCCGGTTGGGCAATAACCATTCCACGTTCAATTTCTTCTTTTTTTACACCACGAAGAAGTAATCCAACGTTGTCACCAGCTTGGCCTTCTCCCAATTCTTTTTTAAACATTTCAACGCCAGTAACCGTAGTTTTTAAAGTAGTACCAAAGCCTACAATTTCAACTTCTTCGCCAACTTTTATTTTACCACGTTCAATTCTACCAGTAGCTACTGTGCCACGACCAGATATTGAAAATACTGCTTCAACCGGCATTAAGAACGGTTTATCAATTTCACGTTTTGGTTCAGGAATATAAGTATCAAGTGCTTCCAGCAATTTATCAATTGCAGGCTCACCGATTTCGCTCTTATCACCTTGTAATGCTTTTAATGCAGATCCACGAATGAATGGAATTTCATCACCAGGAAAATCATATTTACTTAACAATTCACGAACTTCTTCCTCAACCATGTCAATCATTTCTTCATCATCGACCATGTCTGTTTTATTAAGGAAAACAACCAACGCAGGAACACCTACGTTTTTAGCTAAAAGAATATGCTCTCTTGTTTGAGGCATCGCACCATCAGCTGCAGATACTACCAAAACACCGCCATCCATTTGAGCAGCACCGGTGATCATGTTTTTTACATAATCAGCATGACCAGGACAGTCAACGTGCGCATAGTGACGCTTATCTGTTTCATATTCTACATGAGAAGTTGCAATGGTAATACCACGTGCTTTTTCTTCTGGCGCATTATCAATTTCATCAAACGCTTTAAAATTTGACATCCCTTTTTCTGCTTGTCGCTTTGTTATAGCTGCAGTTAAAGTTGTCTTACCATGATCAACGTGACCAATAGTACCAACATTTATATGTGGTTTTTTTCTTTCAAATTTAATTGCCATGGATTTGTCTCCCAAACTGAATAAAAATCAATTATTTTTTATCAACTATATTTTTTTGTACGTTTTGCGGTACTTCTCTATAACATTCAAATTCCATTGAATATCCTGCTCGACCTTTGGTCATTGAACGTAAGGTCGTAGCATAACCAAGCATTTCAGCTAAAGGCACTTCGGCAACAATATTTTGTGCTCCATCCTTAGTTTCCATGCCAAGTATTCTACCTCTTCTGGAATTTAAATCACCCATTACATCGCCCATATGTTCTTCAGGGGTATCTACTTCAACCTTCATAACTGGTTCCAAAATAACTGGCGATGCTTTACCTACTGCAGTTTTGAATGCCATCGACGCAGCAACTTTAAATGCGATTTCTGATGAATCGACATCATGATAAGAACCATCAAATAATGTTGCTTTAATATCAACTACTGGATAGCCACCCAAAATACCTGAAGTAATTGCTTCTTGAAGCCCTTTTTCTACTCCTGGTATAAATTCACTTGGAATTGCACCACCAACAACTTTGTTTTCAAATTCGAACCCTTTGCCACGCTCAAGAGGTTCAACCTTTAACCAGACATGTCCATATTGCCCACGACCACCGGTTTGCTTAATATATTTGCCCTCCGCTTCAGTCGCTTTCTGAATAGTTTCTTTATAAGCAACTTGCAGTTTACCCTGAACAACCTCAACCTTATGTTCACGCTTTAAGCGATCAACAACAATATCAAGATGCAACTCACCCATTCCTTGAATAACCGTTTGCCCAGTTTCTTTATCATATGAAAACTTAAAAGAAGGATCTTCTAAAGACATTTTACGTAATGACAAAGTCATTTTTTCATATTCACTTTTATTTTTAGGCTCAACTGAAGCAGAAATAACTGGCGCTGGAACATCAATAGATTCCAATATAATAGGCGGCGTATTTTCTTTGCAAAGCGTATGACCTGTAATAGCATCTTTTACACCCACAGTTGCGCAAATATCACCCGCTTGAACCATGTCTATTTCTTCTCGTTTGTCAGCATGCATTTTTACTAAACGACTCACGCGCTCTTTTACGCCAGTATTAGCATTAATAACATATGATCCAGCTTTTAATTGGCCTGAATAAACACGCATGAATGTTAAAATACCTACATACGGATCAGTCATTATTTTAAAAACTAACGCACTAAAAGGTTCATTAATATCAGCCTTGCGCTCAACTTCTTTTTCCGTCCCTTTATCAATACCGACAACTGGAGGAACATCTAAAGGAGAAGGCAGATAATCAACAACAGCATCTAAAAGCAATTGCACGCCTTTATTTTTAAAAGCGGTACCGCAAAATGCTGGCACTACTTTTAGGTTTAATACACCTTTTCTTAATGCTGTTTTAATTTCATCGATAGTAATTTCTTCTTCATTCAAAAATTTTTCAGCAAGAACATCATCAAAATCACAAGCACGCTCAACAATTTTCATGCGCAACTCTTCTGTTCTTTCTTTATATTCTGCCGGTATCTCTTCCCATGTTACCGTAACGCCTTGATCTTCTTGACTAAAAGTAGCCATTTTACGTTCAAGCAAATCAATGATTCCACTTAACTCTTCGGAAGTACCCACCGGTATTTGCATCGCAATTGCATTGGCATGTAATTTTTTGTTAATATCTTCTATTGCCTTGAAAAAATCGGCTCCAATACGATCAAGCTTATTAACAAATATAATACGCGGTACTTTGTATCTATTAGCCTGACGCCAAACCGTTTCAGATTGCGGCTGTACTCCAGCAACACCACAAAAAACCCCGATCATACCATCTAAAACACGCAATGATCGCCCTACTTCAATAGTAAAGTCAACGTGACCTGGCGTATCAATTATATTTATATTATAATCTTTCCAAAAACACGTTGTTGCCGCAGACGTAATCGTTATACCACGTTCACGTTCTTGCTCCATCCAATCCATGATTGCTTGGCCTTCATGAACTTCACCCAATTTATGGGTAATACCAGTATAAAACAACATTCTTTCAGTAACAGTTGTTTTACCAGCATCAATGTGAGCTGCAATGCCTATATTTCTATATAGAGATAATCCCTTACTCATTTAATATCACCTTTGTTGCTGTCGAATTACCATGCATAATGAGAAAATGCACGATTTGCTTCAGCCATTTTCTGTACATCTAATTTTTTCTTCACTGCGAGACCTCTTCCTTCTCGCGCTTCAAGCAATTCTGTCGCTAAACGCTTACCCATTGTTTTATCTGAGCGTGATGCAGCTGCTTGGATTAACCAACGCATCGCTAAAGAACGAGCACGATTCGCTTCTACTTCCATCGGTATTTGATAAACACTACCACCAACTCGGCGAGGACGAACCTCCACAGCAGGGGTTATTTGATCAAATGCCTGCTTGAACATTTGCAAGCCTTTTTCTTTGTCTCCGTCAGTTTTTTTCACCAAGGCTTCTATCGCCTCATAAACTATTTTGCGGGCTACATTTTTTTTGCCGCGCCACATAATAACATTAATAAATTTTTGAACTAATTCTGATCCATATAGTTCATCTACACCAATATCGCGTCGATATGTGGTAACTTTTTTGCGTCGTGCCATACAGTCTTACCTTCCTTCTACTACGATTTAGGCTTTTTAGCCCCATACAGGGAACGAGCTTGTTTTCTGTTTTCTACTCCAGCGCAATCTAATGCACCACGAACAATGTGATATTTTACACCAGGCAAATCAGGCACTCTACCACCGCGCACAAGCACAACAGAATGTTCTTGTAAATTGTGGCCTTCGCCAGGTATATATGCAGTGACTTCAATACCAGTTGAAAGCTTTACACGAGCTACTTTTCGAAGCGCTGAATTCGGCTTTTTTGGTGTTGTAGTAAATACACGGGTACATACACCACGCGCTTGAGGCGCCCCTTTTAATGCGGCACTTTTTGACTTACTTGTCACCTTTTTTCTTCCCTTACGAGAAAGTTGATTAATTGTAGGCATAGCAAAAAAATCCTAATGGTTAAATAAAAATTAACGCTTAATATCCTATAGGCCAAACAAAGCCAAGTCTCTTGACTGGCGGTCTAATACCTATTTTTTATGAAAAACCTTTGAAATCTTTACGGGTTTATTAATATTTTAAACTTTTCGACAATTTTTTCAAGTGGAATTGAATAAAGAAAAACAAAATAGATGAAATTAAATAGACGAATTTTAATATTATTGATACCTTTATCGGGTAGTTTATCAAGAAAATAAGTAAATTTTTGCAAAAAAAGTATTTTATACGCAATTTAATACGCAAAATAATATAAGGAGTTCATAAATGGTCTTTGTATCATATTTTACCAATCTAGTAGGAACATTATTTTTCATTGTTATTGCTATTTTAGGAATTGGCTTTCTTATAGGATTTCATGAATTCGGTCATTTTATATTTTGTAAAATTTTTAAAATCAAAACTCCTTCATTTTCAATTGGTATGGGACCGCGTATTTTCAAAAAAAAATTTGGTGATACTGAATTTGCATTATCGGCAATCCCTTTAGGTGGTTACGTGGAAATTGCTGGCACAGAAGACGATCAAGAACCCATCAAAGATAAACAATATTCTTTTGCACAAAAACCATATTACCAAAAAATGCTTGTTATAGCAGGCGGTATCATTTTTAATATTTTATTTGCTTATGTTGCATTATCAGCATTGTATTTTACGGGCATGCCAAAATCACCGCTTATTTATCCTCTGCATGCTACTACTAAAATCAAAAGCATTGAAAAGGAGTCTCCTGCAGCACAATCCAACCTGCAAGAAGGTGATATTATTTTAACCATTGATAAAGTCAACGTACAAAATAAACTTCTTGAATTAATGATGTTTTTAAAAAACAATGCAAATCAATCTGTTACCGCTACTATTAAACGCAATAAAGAAATTATCCCCCTTGAAATTAAAATTGGCGAACGCAAAATACAAAATCAAATATTTGGTTATTTGGGCATTGACTTTGATATAGAAATACCGCAATATAATTTTTTTGAATCAATAAAAATGGGCATACATGCCACACATACTATAATCAAACAAGTTTTTTCGATCTTTACTTCAATGTTCAGACAACGTACTATTGAAAATCTAGGCGGTCCTCTTATGGTAATTTCTCAGACTATCAAAGGTGCTCAGCAAGGACCGAAAATATTATTCTTATTATTAGCCTTTATCAGTATAAATCTTGCCGTGCTCAATGTTATACCAATACCAATTATGGATGGCGGTCAAGCACTCTTTTATACTATTGAAGCTATTATTCGTAGACCATTACCTGAACAAGTGAAAATATATATTCATTATGCTTGTTGGTTAGCTGTAATGGCATTAGCAGTTTTCTTAAGCATAAAAGATATTATGCGAATGTTTATGAGCTAAAAAAAAATAAGACAATAAAAAAAGCGGGGCCAATAATTGGCCCCGCTTTTTTTATTTAAATCAAAATATTCTATGAAATTTGCGCACGATGAGGATGCTCAGCACCTGCATATATACGGAGTTTTTTGAACATTGCTCGTCCAAGTTTATTTTTAGGGAGCATACGTTTTACTGCAAGCTCAATAATTCTTGTTGGATGCTTTTTCATTAACTCTTCAGCTGTTATAGTTTTATAACCACCAACCCATCCGGTATATCGGTCATAAATTTTGTCTTCCCATTTATTACCTGTCAACACAATATCTTTGGCATTGATAACAACCACATAATCACCAGCATCACTGTGTGGCGTATAAATAGGTTTATCTTTGCCACGTAATTGATCAGCAATTTCTGTCGCTAAACGTCCCAAAACACGTCCTTGCGCATTTTTTACTACCCAACGGGGTTTATGTTCTTCTTTTTTGAGAAAAAAGGCCTTATTAAAATCCATAGCAAGTCCTTAAACTAGCAAAATCTTTCAGATATATATTCCGGAAACATCTTTATTAAAACGAACGAGGTTTTTATTATGATAGAAAAAAATTACTTACTCGTCAATGTAAATTTCAGATTGGTTCTCATTTTTTAAGGTTCAAAACAGCTAAAAATACTCCTGTATCATTCTAGCCTGCTTATTAATCAATAAAATTCATATCTATTTTGATTGCCACTTTAAAAAGCTTAAAAAACACCGATTTTAATGATTTTTTTATAAAAAAATTCACATATTTGCCTAAGATGTTTACATTAAAAAGTAATTTTTAAGGTAAAATATAAATTTATAAGGATTTACTCATGCAATCATGGCTTGTTTTATTACCACCACTTCTTGTATTAAGTTTAGCAATTATTACTCGACAGGTCCTTACTTCATTAATCGTAGGCATTATTTCTGCCGGCTTAATTGTTACACATTTTTCATTCATTCCCACATTGCAGCTTCTGGGTCTGAGATTATGGCAAGAATTATCCGATCCTCTCAATATATATACGTTCGGTTTTCTTATTTTTCTGGGAATGTTAATTACTTTAATTAGCATAACCGGCGGCGCAACTGCATACGGAAACGCAATAAAAAAATTATTACGAACCCCACGTTCAACTAAAATTTCGACCATTATTCTCTCATTCTTATTTATGATTGATGATTTTTTTAGTAGTTTAACGGTTGGTTGTATTATGAAACCTCTTATGGATAATTTCAAAATACCCCGAGCAAAATTAGCTTTTTTAATCGATTCATTAGCATCTCCTTTAGTAATTATTATGCCAATATCTACTTGGATAGCCATGCTATTGATGCAATTAAATAAAGCCGGCATATCATTAGATAAGGCAGATAAGCCAATTATTTTAGCTGATCCTTTTTTGACTTATCTTAAATCAATCCCGTTTATATTTTATTCTTTTGCTGTAATTGCATCAGTCTGGGTAATTGTCGGTTTTTCTATATCTTTTGGCCGCATGAAAAAACATGAGCAAATCGCAGCACAAACTGGTAATTTGTTTGGTGGCAAATCACCATTGCCAGAAATGCAAACCGAAGCGTGTGGCATGCAAGGACATGTTATTGATTTTATTTTACCAATCGGCTCGCTTATTTTATTTATTATTTTTGGCATTTTATATTCAGGAAATTCAGTTTTATTAGGCGGTACAAATGCTTTATTAAAAACGATTCAACAAGCTGATATTTTTCTTGCGTTATTTCTTGGATGTTTAGCATCATTAATTTTAAATTTAATACAAATGATGGTACGTGGGCTTGTTTCCTTTAAATCTCTCAATACATTATTTAAAGGCGGGTGGAATTTAATGGGGGACTCAATTATCATTTTGTTACTTGCATTTACTTTTAGCACAATGCTAAAAAGTGATCTCAAAACAGGACAATATATCGCAACCATATTAATTGGTTCCATGCCTGGCTTCCTTTTGCCCTGCATGTTCTTTTTAGCTTCTTTAGCAACATCGGTAGCCACTGGTTCTTCATGGGGAACTATCGCTGTTATGATTCCTATCGCGATTCCAATGATTGGATCATTCTTTAACATAACGTTGTATGCTGATCCGGCAACATTGAACTTTTTATATCCTATTATTGGCAGTATCTTTGCTGGTGCTGTTGCCGGCGATCATGTTTCTCCTATAGCTACTACTACCGTTATGTCAGCAACAAGTGCTGGTTGTTATTTAGATGATCATGTTTATACACAATTGCCTTATGCACTTCCTGCACTTTTGAGTACCGTTATTGCTTATTTTGTTTCTGGCTTATTAATTCCTTTTGGTTACTGGATAGCAGCTATAATACCATTAATACTTGCTATAGGTATAAGTCAAATAATATTATTAACAATTCATTATCTACAAAAAAAGGCTTAACTAAGTAATCAGTAAATAATAAAAAATATTCTTGCATTCATTTTGTATTGTCACTTAAAATAGGCAATAGTATAAAAAAGGAGAGAGATTCATGAAAAAGAATATTTTTTTATTAATTTTGGTAATTTTGTTTTTTTCAATACATACTAATGATTATGCAATAAGCTTTGATTCATTTTTCTCTCAAAACTCAACAGACTCACGACCACTTAGCTTTTCAATTGTTGCATCTACCGGTGCTATAATTGGATTACTTTTACTTAAAAATGGTCTTGAAGAAGTACTGAACCCTCAATCTAACAGCTTAGAAAAATACACAAAAACGTTTCCTTCACTAAAATACAGAAGAAAAACGAATTCTTATATTAAAAATGGAATTAACAAAGTAATCGCTGGCCTTGGGTTAACCGTAGTGGGCATAGGATTATTACTATCAAGCAAACAACTTATAGCTCAATTTGATATTTTACTTAAACAGTATAAATTATCGTCAAATTAATTATTTATACGCATAATTTCTTCAATAACATCCGGTTGTTTTGGAAGTTCTTCGCTTAAACATATTGCGCCATCTTCTACAATCCAATAGTTATCTTCAATGCGCACACCTAAGTCTTCATCTGGCAAATAAATACCTGGTTCAATAGTTATAACATCTCCTGGCGCAAGTGGCTGCATATAATCTCCCACATCATGCACATCTAATCCTAAAAAATGACCGATCCCATGAATAAAATAGGTATTATATCCTTTTTCTTCTAAAAATTCTTGTGCAATATGATGTAATGATTTATCTTTCTGATCTTTATTTGCTAACCAATAGCCCGGTTGTGCAGTATTTGCTATAAATTCTTGCGTCTCAAGTACTATTTCATATATTTCGCGCTGTCTATCAGTAAATTTTCCTGAAACTGGATATGTCCTTGTTAAATCTGCACAATAATGATTATATTCTGCACCAATATCAACAACTACCAATTGATTATCTTCTAATACTTTATTGTTATCATGATAATGAAGTACGGTACTATCTTTTCCGCTTGCTACAATACTTGGAAATGCAATTGAGCCACCAGTAGCAATAAACATATATTCAATTAAAGCTTGCATTTCATATTCATATTTTCCCGCTTTAATCATGCGAGCGACAGCAAGATGGCTTTCCATGGTGATATCAATTGCTTTATAAAGTAATTCAAGTTCTGCTGTTGTTTTTTTGCGTCTCATTTGAGCTACAAGTGCAGAAATATCTATTAAAGATTCAGCAAAGTTATTAATTAACGAATTAATCCGTTGTAAAATAAATCGTTGCTCTAGATAAGCACTATTCCTTTGTGGATTAAAAGTATAGATGGGCCTTTTTTGATCTATATATATTTGTAATCGATTTAATAAATTGCTGTATTCATTCGCAGAAAAAAATGGATGACATTGATAACCAGTACAAGGCTCTCCTAAATATGCAATATCCGTAAAACCATATAAATTTTTTTCATCGTTATTAATTGCAATCTTAACCCATTTTTTTCGTTGATCACCAAAATTAGGCATATAAAAAATTGCAGTATCATCAGCTAGATCAAGAAGCAGCGCCGTCGCCGGTTCGTTAATCCCCGTTAAATAATAAAATGAAGAGTCTTGTTTAAAAATATTTTGCTCTTGCTCAAAATTAGCGAATAACAAAATAATACCATTTTGTGCTTCAGGATATTGGGCAAGTATTTTTTCTTTTAAAGCAATTCTTCTATCAATATAAATTTGATTATTTAATTTCTCAATTCTTGGCATTATCTTCCTTGTTTTAGATTTATTTTTTTCTAGTGTATCTAATTATGAAAGTTTTTTTAGTTTTTATAGCAAAATTTCCACTATCCAACTATTGATATTTTCTAATAGAAATTGATATAATTAATTATGGGGAGTTTACTAAAAAAATTAAAGGAATAAAATCATGAATAAAGATATGTTTTTAAAGCTTATGGCAATTATCATTACCTTCTTTGCCCTTCGTTCATTAGTTGCAGTAGATTGTGAAGAATGTTGTAAAAAGGGTCGCTGGGTTTCAAAAGAATGTTGTACAGAATGCAATAATTGTGAAGTAGTAGGAAGTGATGAAAGTACTGCTGAATGCCAAGATGTACCAAGCTAATAAGGTCTACGGTCAGATAATGCTTTGTATAAAGTAACGCGATCCATATATTCAAGCGAAGAGCCAACTGGAATACCACGGGCTAAGCATGAAATTTTTATATTTTTACTTTTCAACTGGTTTACTATATAAGAAGCCGTTGCCTCACCTTCTGGCGTCTGATTAGTTGCCAAAATAATTTCTTTGATATCATCATCTACTCGTGCAACTAATTGATCAATAGTTAAATTTTCAGGCCCCACGCCTTCTAAAGGATAAATTGCACCACCAAGTACATGATATAACCCTGTATAGCCCCCAGTCTTTTCTATTGTTATTAATTCTTGCCAAGTTTCAACCACGCAAATTACATCATGCATACGTTTAGGAGAATCACAAAAAAAACATTTTTCTTTTTTTTCTTTCCAAGTACAACAGCGTTCACACTGAGCAATATATTCTTTTGCTTGCAAGATAGCTTTACAAAACTGCTCGGCTTTTACTGAATCTAATGATAAAAAATGAGCAGCTACCCGGTATAAATTTTTTGATGCAAGATAGGGCACCTGCTGCAAACTTTTTAATAACTGTTTAAAAACAGGGCTGTGTTCAATCATGCTTTAATTTGCCTTATAACTATTGATTGTAAAACACCAAGCAGAGTTCCCATCATAATGAATAACACTAAACCAGCAGAAAAACTTGAAAACAATGCTGCTACAAAAATTGCCAAAACACTTGAAGAAATACGCTGTTTAGGATCTTGGCTTATAGTAAAGGTATGCAAAAGAATACTTATACCAGCCAAAATTGGTAGAAGATAATATGGATCTGGCGCTGAAAGATCTGGAACCCAGAGAAAGGGTGCTCTATATAATTCAATTGCATTTGATAAAATAATACCTAATGCCCAGAAAAATGGCATTTGTAATAGTAACGGCAAGCAACCAGTAAATCCTCCAAACCCTTGTTTTTTTACGAGTTCCCCTTGTGCCTGTGCTAATGCTTGTGGATTGTCTTTATATTTGGCACGAATGTGTTCCAACTTTCTTGTATATTCTTGGCTTCTTTTCAACATTTCTTTCTGGTCTTCCACTCGATAAGTAAACGGCAACAGAAGTAATTTTAATAAAATAGTTAAAATAATAATTGCCCAACCATAATTTTGTACATAGCTGTATATTATATTTAACACATCAAGTAAAAATTTTGATAACGGTTTGGAAATAAATGAAAACCAGCCATAATTTAATGTCTGTTCTAATCGCGGATCAATCGCTGCCATAACGTCATCTTCTTTAGGGCCAACATAAAAAGATAATTCATATGTACTATCTCTTGTAAGCTTCGGTCCTTCTAAAATAGAAAAAAGATTTTCTATTTCTACTGCTTTAAAATAACCTCGTTGTGCAAAGTTATGAGGGTCTCTAACCATGGTGTGTACAAAATAACGATCTTGTGAACCAAACAGGGTTGGATTAGACCAATATGAATTAATTGTTTCATCATTAAATGGATAAATTTTTATAGACTTTGGTCCCTCATTAATCACACCCGATACTACATCTTTTGTTCTTGTAGCACTTTCGGATCCTAGACCTGGCAATAATGGTGAATTAAAGAAAATACGTGGAATGATTGTTGTACCCTCTTTCACGGTAAATGAAAGCTTTAAATCAATACGATAATTTTCTTTATAAATCAGAAAGGTTTTATCAAGCGTACCATTATCAAACGATGTTTTATAAGAAAGAACAAAATAATCCGCTTCTTCTTTTTTATTAATAAAATCAAAATAATACGGTGTCTTTTCATCAAACGCAATTAAGAAAGTGCGATTTTCTTTTTCATTAGCAGCTGGAGGAAACAAGGTAGTTAGATATCCTTCTTTGCCACCCCAGTTACGTCTAAATTCAACCCGAATTAACGAAGCACCGTCATTAGAAAATTCATATCGAGCACTATTAGTTTCTATAGTAGTCACTATTGTTTTTCTAGTTGCTTTTGCATCAAGAAAATCAATTTCGGTATTCAATGGTTTATGAACTTGAATTTCAGGTTTTGTTGGTGCTACAAATCGTTGTCCTGATTTAACTTGATCATTCACAACAGATTCGCTTGGACCAAAATAATATTGCATACCCCAAGTTACAAGAAGCGCTAATAATAATGGAACTAATAATTCTTTAATTTTCATATAGTAAGCCTCTCTATGATTGAGTGGGAAATATAATTGTATAAATCAGTGTAACAAATAAAAAAGTATTGAGCTAGCATGATTCTTTTAAAAAATAGACAGTTTTATGAATTTTGATTCTTGCATTATAACGAATTATTACTATTCTTAAAATCATAACTTCAGAAGAATCTTTTTATAAAAAAAAGGAATAGGGTAT
This genomic window contains:
- a CDS encoding aminopeptidase P N-terminal domain-containing protein, translated to MPRIEKLNNQIYIDRRIALKEKILAQYPEAQNGIILLFANFEQEQNIFKQDSSFYYLTGINEPATALLLDLADDTAIFYMPNFGDQRKKWVKIAINNDEKNLYGFTDIAYLGEPCTGYQCHPFFSANEYSNLLNRLQIYIDQKRPIYTFNPQRNSAYLEQRFILQRINSLINNFAESLIDISALVAQMRRKKTTAELELLYKAIDITMESHLAVARMIKAGKYEYEMQALIEYMFIATGGSIAFPSIVASGKDSTVLHYHDNNKVLEDNQLVVVDIGAEYNHYCADLTRTYPVSGKFTDRQREIYEIVLETQEFIANTAQPGYWLANKDQKDKSLHHIAQEFLEEKGYNTYFIHGIGHFLGLDVHDVGDYMQPLAPGDVITIEPGIYLPDEDLGVRIEDNYWIVEDGAICLSEELPKQPDVIEEIMRINN
- the yidC gene encoding membrane protein insertase YidC; protein product: MKIKELLVPLLLALLVTWGMQYYFGPSESVVNDQVKSGQRFVAPTKPEIQVHKPLNTEIDFLDAKATRKTIVTTIETNSARYEFSNDGASLIRVEFRRNWGGKEGYLTTLFPPAANEKENRTFLIAFDEKTPYYFDFINKKEEADYFVLSYKTSFDNGTLDKTFLIYKENYRIDLKLSFTVKEGTTIIPRIFFNSPLLPGLGSESATRTKDVVSGVINEGPKSIKIYPFNDETINSYWSNPTLFGSQDRYFVHTMVRDPHNFAQRGYFKAVEIENLFSILEGPKLTRDSTYELSFYVGPKEDDVMAAIDPRLEQTLNYGWFSFISKPLSKFLLDVLNIIYSYVQNYGWAIIILTILLKLLLLPFTYRVEDQKEMLKRSQEYTRKLEHIRAKYKDNPQALAQAQGELVKKQGFGGFTGCLPLLLQMPFFWALGIILSNAIELYRAPFLWVPDLSAPDPYYLLPILAGISILLHTFTISQDPKQRISSSVLAIFVAALFSSFSAGLVLFIMMGTLLGVLQSIVIRQIKA
- a CDS encoding Na+/H+ antiporter NhaC family protein yields the protein MQSWLVLLPPLLVLSLAIITRQVLTSLIVGIISAGLIVTHFSFIPTLQLLGLRLWQELSDPLNIYTFGFLIFLGMLITLISITGGATAYGNAIKKLLRTPRSTKISTIILSFLFMIDDFFSSLTVGCIMKPLMDNFKIPRAKLAFLIDSLASPLVIIMPISTWIAMLLMQLNKAGISLDKADKPIILADPFLTYLKSIPFIFYSFAVIASVWVIVGFSISFGRMKKHEQIAAQTGNLFGGKSPLPEMQTEACGMQGHVIDFILPIGSLILFIIFGILYSGNSVLLGGTNALLKTIQQADIFLALFLGCLASLILNLIQMMVRGLVSFKSLNTLFKGGWNLMGDSIIILLLAFTFSTMLKSDLKTGQYIATILIGSMPGFLLPCMFFLASLATSVATGSSWGTIAVMIPIAIPMIGSFFNITLYADPATLNFLYPIIGSIFAGAVAGDHVSPIATTTVMSATSAGCYLDDHVYTQLPYALPALLSTVIAYFVSGLLIPFGYWIAAIIPLILAIGISQIILLTIHYLQKKA
- the recR gene encoding recombination mediator RecR; its protein translation is MIEHSPVFKQLLKSLQQVPYLASKNLYRVAAHFLSLDSVKAEQFCKAILQAKEYIAQCERCCTWKEKKEKCFFCDSPKRMHDVICVVETWQELITIEKTGGYTGLYHVLGGAIYPLEGVGPENLTIDQLVARVDDDIKEIILATNQTPEGEATASYIVNQLKSKNIKISCLARGIPVGSSLEYMDRVTLYKALSDRRPY